TGGTAGCAATACCAGGCTAAGATCCCGGGTAGACTACCCGGTTGATAGGCTGATGGTGTAAGCGCAGCGATGCGTTGAGCCTACCAGTACTAATAGATCGAGCGGCTTGGCCATATTTCAAAAAAAAACAACGTATATAGCTGTCCTAAAAGTTAATAGCAGAGAGCGAAGCGCAGAGAGCAGAGAGTTTTTAGGATCTTTACTCTACGCCTTCAGTTCCATGCTCTACGCTGAAATTAAGTTTCCCGGTGACCATAGCGCAGGGGCCACACCCGTTCCCATCCCGAACACGGAAGTTAAGCTCTGCCACGCCGATGATACTGCACGGTTAACTGTGTGGGAAAGTAGGTAGTTGCCGGGTTTTTTATTTTTAAGAATGAAAAAGGCGTCAGGAGGAATTATCCCTCCTTGACGCCTTTTTCATATCAAATAGCGGCCGGGTGCTTTTTGCGGCTCACTACGTTGCGCTTCAGGCCGTGATTCGTCGACGTTTACCACCCGCATCACAATTGGATTCATTATGCCGAACTAGCTGCTTGCTGGTACCCGGCAAGACTATTGGAAGAATACTGTCATGTAGCTTGTTTCGCGATTCGTGTTTACTTTTGAATATAGTGATACTATACTCGATTCAAGGTAGGGACATGGAGGTGAGGAAGATGCCCGGTAAAGAATACGAATGCAAGGACTGCGGACGCGCCTTCCTGGTATACGAGGAAGAAAAGAGGGAGCCGAAATGTCCGAGTTGCGAAGGCGTGAATGTGGCGAGGAAACAGGCGCAGCCGTTACCGGAGTGGTTATTACAACTCAAGAATAAGACAGGCTCAAACTGAAAGTGATCAATAGAATGGCGTAGCCATTCATATCATATGGTGGCTGAGACGATTTCCGCACCTCCCTGTGTCACCTGCGTCGTCGTGGGGTCCTCAACATATTCATAATATGCCTCCGGCCATGAGATCATAAAAGATCTGTATCCATAAAAATGGTGCTATATGGCATCGATTTTTGCCGGGTCGATCTCATCTATGATGAAGATGCCCTTTTCCTTCATCTCTTTCAGGGCGGATGCCGTTGAATCAGGCGTTATACCTTTGCTCAAGCCTTCAATGACGATTACCTTATATCCCCTGATATGTGCGTCTATTGCGGTTGCCTTGACGCAATAATCAGTGGCTATTCCATACACTATCACTTTCGTGAACCCGCCCGCCTTCAGCAGATCGTTCATCGCTGTCTCGATGCCGCCGTCGTCCTGGAACCCGGAATAGCTGTCAAACCGGGGATTGTGCCCTTTTCTCACAATGTTCCCAAAGAGATCGTTGTCGATAATGATCTCAGCCCCTTTCGTGCCCTGGATGCAGTGAGGCGGCCAGAGGATCTGGGTCCTGCAATCGATCTCTATTGTTTCAAAGGGTACTCTCCCGGGATGGTTGACCGCAAAGGAGATGTGGCTTGCCGGATGCCAATCCTGAGTACCATAGATGACAACGCCGTGCTTCCTGAGAACTGCGGTGGCATCAGCTACCTTTGCGAGGAATGTTTCATCCGTATCAGGTGCCGCAAGGACGCCGTCCCTTGCCGTTGTAAAATCACCCTGTATATCGGTAACAATAGCGACGATCTTCTCTTTCATGATGCTTTATTCTACCACAATTGTATATGAAAATGGCGTCAGGGGGAAAAATATTCCCTCCTGACGCCATTTTCATATCATATAGTGGCCGGGTGCTTTTTGCGGCTAACTTTGTCGACTTCGGGATTGCACGATGCTCGACGTTTACCACCCGCATGAAATTGGATGCTGTCAAGCTGAGTTGGTTGCTCGCGGGTACCCGGCAAGACTATTGGAGAGATATTGTCCCGGCCTGAGACTCCCCTCCTCGTGCCCATTGCTTTACAAACCAATTGGTATGCCGGTTACCTGCGTGCTGCCAACTGTTACATGAAAAACACATCATGATCGTAGGTGGCAACTATCAAAAATCCTTCTGTCCATGAAATCAGGTGAATTCCACTTCATGAGGTTTTTACTGTTTTTTTATAGGCTCTTGAAAGATCTTCTCCCGTTCCCGGATTTCTGTTGCGCCAATGAAATCAAAGTATTCCTTAAAGGTAAGCATTTGATCCCACATGCCTTCACTTGTCCCGGCTTCCTTCAGGTGTTTAGCCCATTTTTGCAATGCTTTTACGGCAGCGTAAAGCGCAGCGCAGGGGTATGCCACCACGCTGAAACCAATTTTCTCCAGTTCATGGGCGGTCAGAAAAGGCGATTCGCCTCCTTCTATCATGTTTGCCATGACAGGGACACCGATCTCTTTCATGGCCTTGGTAACCTTTACCATGTCCGCTTCAGTCCTGATCGCCTCGACAAACACCATATCTGCACCTTCCGATACATATGCGCGGGCACGATTTATTCCCTCGTCAACACCATAGACAGCGACCGAGTCGGTCCGCGCCATGATAACAAAATCAGGATCCTTGCGGGCCCATAATGCCGCTCGCAGTTTGGGAAGATAGTCTTCAATTGAGACGACGGTTTTCCCCGCCATATGGCCGCATCGTTTCGGGAAAGTCTGGTCTTCGATGAATAAACCTGCGGCCCCCGCCTGCTCGCAATCCTGCACCGCCCTGATCGTGTTATTGACATCTCCAAAACCGGTGTCGATGTCGACAAAAACGGGAATATCTACCGCATTACAGATGTGACGATAATTTTCAATCATTTCAGTTGCTGTGGCCAATCCGATGTCAGGGAAACCTAAAACGCTTCCTGCCGTGCCGTAACCAGCTGCACTGATAGCTTTGAATCCCGCCTGTTCCAAGACCTTTGCCGATAACGCATCAAAGCAGCAAGGTAATTGCAGGATCTCAGGCGCGTTGATCAACTGCCTGAATAAAGTAGTTTTTTTCATTATCCAACCCCTCCTTTTTTCTCCATTTTCTTTCTATTTCATATTTTTTGCAAGGGGAACCTAATTGATTGCTGGTTGAGATCTTCAACGGAACCCCTCGCTTTATCCTGAAATGACCGGCGATTTAGATCGATATGGCAAAACGCTCTCAAGACAGAAGCATGTGAGTTTTCCAAGATAAAAAGCGGATGTCCTTCGTCCTGCATCCCTCAATCTTCCCTTTAATACGTGGTTTTTGCCAGTATCCGGTATTGAGTATCCAGCATCAGGTTTGTCGTAGCCATGAGCCGCATTTCATTTCGTCCTTCGTCCTAATGAGCTACGCGAATGGACGTCCTTCGTCCCTCGGTTTTCTTGCGTCCCTCGGATCGCACAGGTGGTACCATCAAAATCCCTCCGGCCGTGAGATCATAAATGCTAAAATAAAGAGACCTGCCGCACTGTCCGCCGCACTGTCCGAGTATGCGTGAATGCGGAACAACAAAAGCGTCGCGGTCACAAGTCGCAGGTTTATGAAACGAAGAAACACGTTTTTTATTTTAAACGTTTCGCGATGTCCAACCTATGCCGGATTGAATCGTTACGTGATCCGAGTTTTGCGTTTGCCTTCTCAATTTCGGCAAGGAAAGAATTTAATAATTTAATGGACGTCCCGTCCCTCTTTGCCCTCTAAAATATTCTTCCAAATTGTGCATAATTCCCAACCATTATAATTGATTACAGTCGTTATCTATTTTAATACTACCACATATAAAAGTTTGAATAAACCACAATTATGAACCCTCGGAACGACTCAGGGACGTTGGTAACTTCTGTAACTTACCGCAAGAGATGTCTCTTTTCCCCACCCAAATAGAAAAATGATTTGGCCGACCCCTAAGCATCGGGGGTTGGCCACTGACAAGGGAAAGATTTGTTAACGTTGAACGCAGCAAAACAGTTTATAGTTCATGGCTCATAGCCAACTAGATAAACCGGGTTTTCGGCTGATTGCTAACCGCTGATAGCTGATAGCAAAGAACATTGAAACGATATGCCGTTTAACCTGTCTATTGATATATCTCTCTTCGATGGCCGACCCGGATTATAATGATGATGAGCTCTTTCTCTTTCTTCTCGTAGATCACCCTGTAATTCCCGACGCGAAGCCTGTAGTAATCTTCCTTTGTACCGACCAGTTTGATAATATTGTTTTTCAGAATATTGGGATCTTCGGCGAGGATGAGCAGTTTTTCTTTGATAATCTTTTGAAAGGGGAGGTCGATCTTCTTTAGATCCTGGACGGCCCTGCCGAGGAATTTGAGCGTATACACAACTCTAAATCCCGAGCTCTTTCCAGACCTTCCTGGCATCTACGATGGTATCTCGTCCTTCCTTAAGGTCTTTCATCCTCTTCTGTACGAGCTTGAGGTCAAGAAAGTCAAAATAGGCGGCCAGTGCCTTTTCTATAACGGAACTTTTTTTCTCACCGAGTTCTCCGGCCATTGTCTCCAGTTCGCGTGAGATATCCTCATCCAGGGTTATGTTATGTCTTACCTGCATATGCCACCTTGTGTATGTACATATTATACACATATTTTGTGTCATGTCAAATTATCATAAGAAGATTTTCCTTTAAGACGTGAGGCTTAACACGAGCGGGTCGTTCAGGTTCCCTGCCTGGCGGGGACCCGGTATTGCAACGGCCGGGGGAGTCCGAAGCCTTGCGGTAACGATCTTGCGCGCCTCTCTTTTTACCATATTTACATTTTAGAAGTTTATTTCTATTTTGCAAAAAAAGAATTGTGCCGTCAGGAACCATAGGGATCAGGCATCGATTTTTTTCTACAACGAACCGGAAGGTTACGGCTGGAGGAATGTCAAGATCATGGAGGGTGGTATTTCGGTTTCGAAATAGGTTAGAGTATCAATATGAAGAAAGAAGACCCAGCATATTCCGCGCAGAAGATCATGATGAGGTTTGCCGCGTTGACCGGGCTTGTGCCGGCGGAACAACCTCCGAGGCGCTACCTTTGGACCGATGCATACGCGGTCTGCAATTTCCTCGGTCTTTATCTCGAGACGAAGGACATCAAGTACAAAGACTTAGCGCTGCAACTGATAGACCAGGTTCACAACAAGCTCGGCAGGTACCGTGAAGGCGACCCGCGAACAGGCTGGATCAGCGGGCTGTCTGACCAAGAGGGGAAGGAGCACCCCACTGCCGGAGGCCTGAGGATCGGCAAGACGATGAATGAGCGTGGTCCCGATGAACCCATGGACGAGTGCTTAGAATGGAGCAGGGACGGACAGTATTATCATTACCTTGCGAAATGGATGCATGCCCTCAATCGTGCGACCGCTGTCACGGGAGATTTCACGTACAACAGATGGGCGATGGAGCTGGCGAAGGCTGCCCATGCCCGGTTCGTCTATACGGTTCCCGGAACAGACCTGAGGCAGATGTACTGGAAGATGAGCACAGACCTTTCCTATCCGCTTGTGCCCTCAATGGGGCACCACGATCCCCTTGACGGCCTTGTTACCTACATCCAGCTTCAGGGGACCGCAGAAAAAGATCCTGAAAGACCGCAATCCCCTGATCTCATCGAAGAGATCGGGGATATCGCCACAATATGCGAGGGGAGGGACTGGCAGACTGACGACCTCCTCGGTCTCGGCGGCCTCCTGTCCGATGCCTTCAGGGTGGCCCAGCTTTTCGTGAAGGGTGTCCTTGAAGGGTCCGGCTTACTCAGGGTCATTCTCGACGCGTCCCTGCCAGGCCTTAAGTATCCCGGAAGGGAAAACTTTCTCCATGCCCCGGCCCGGTACCGGCTTGCCTTCCGTGAGCTCGGATTATCGATCGGACTGCATGCCCTGAAGAAACTGGATGCGCTGATCGGGGAGGACCAGGATCTCTTCAGGGACGATCGCGATATTGCCGTATTTTTGAAGACCCACTGGAAATATATGTCGATAGGGGAAAAGATAGAAGCCTTCTGGCTCGACGGTCAACACCAGGCATCACCTGCATGGAATGAGCACCGCGATATCAACATGGTCATGCTGGCGACGAGCCTTGCCCCGGATGGGTTCCTGACGTTATTTCCAACCCCTTGATCGAATGTAATATCCTTCATAAAGGCAATCGTCAGTCGATAGTAGATAGCCGTCAGTAGTCAGCACACAGCCGTCAGCAGACAAAAAATGCAGGCTAAGGTTCAGGCTAAGGTTAAGCAAATCCTGATTCTCCTCAACCTCAACCTGATTCTTCTTGCGATGAGCCATGAGCTATGAACCATGAGCCGTCTCTCTCATCCAGCATCCAGTATCCAGCATCAAGCAACGAGTGACAAGTTAACGCTGAACCGGTCGAGGTGAAAGGGTGTTGTATTATTCCTACATTTGTGGTAACTT
This is a stretch of genomic DNA from Syntrophorhabdaceae bacterium. It encodes these proteins:
- a CDS encoding type II toxin-antitoxin system RelE/ParE family toxin, with amino-acid sequence MYTLKFLGRAVQDLKKIDLPFQKIIKEKLLILAEDPNILKNNIIKLVGTKEDYYRLRVGNYRVIYEKKEKELIIIIIRVGHRREIYQ
- a CDS encoding oxaloacetate decarboxylase, which gives rise to MKKTTLFRQLINAPEILQLPCCFDALSAKVLEQAGFKAISAAGYGTAGSVLGFPDIGLATATEMIENYRHICNAVDIPVFVDIDTGFGDVNNTIRAVQDCEQAGAAGLFIEDQTFPKRCGHMAGKTVVSIEDYLPKLRAALWARKDPDFVIMARTDSVAVYGVDEGINRARAYVSEGADMVFVEAIRTEADMVKVTKAMKEIGVPVMANMIEGGESPFLTAHELEKIGFSVVAYPCAALYAAVKALQKWAKHLKEAGTSEGMWDQMLTFKEYFDFIGATEIREREKIFQEPIKKQ
- a CDS encoding isochorismatase family protein codes for the protein MKEKIVAIVTDIQGDFTTARDGVLAAPDTDETFLAKVADATAVLRKHGVVIYGTQDWHPASHISFAVNHPGRVPFETIEIDCRTQILWPPHCIQGTKGAEIIIDNDLFGNIVRKGHNPRFDSYSGFQDDGGIETAMNDLLKAGGFTKVIVYGIATDYCVKATAIDAHIRGYKVIVIEGLSKGITPDSTASALKEMKEKGIFIIDEIDPAKIDAI